From Leopardus geoffroyi isolate Oge1 chromosome B4, O.geoffroyi_Oge1_pat1.0, whole genome shotgun sequence, a single genomic window includes:
- the LOC123590453 gene encoding tastin isoform X1 has protein sequence MTTLQATKDPLLRGVSPTPSKIPVRSQRRQPLPTVKPRVLDQENQDPKRLVQKLRIQRPVDSACPTPKVTHRTEISERSLESTQLRNPLEELRPSPGGQNVGPRPPPQTEAPGTVEFVADPAALATILSGEGVKSCRLGRQPSLAQRVLVRGSQGGTIRRGQGARASAYLAPRTPTHRLDPARASCFSRLEGPGPRGRTLCPQRLEALIPPSGPSFHPSVHPSFQELRRGTGGSSRTSVSQTSGLLLETSVQPAPSLPEGEHEVVTHSDEGGGGPLGLAQRVPLREITHTRDGRASHLIPSPGRVVPPSIAHPSPFGQAQRVPSPRTSASTSYSVLRRLAVRPKTQFTPILSAPRVQQAQCLSGLSPQSCPEDPALPWEQIAIRLFDQESCVSLHEGPGKPAVAAPHGPHPGTTPKLQELKMQRISILQQLLRQEVEGLTGGKCVPLNGGSSLDMVELQPLLAEMSRTVNAPEKNSGDLHPPGLLQNPGLPKPCLPEECGEPQPCPGTKLEIAQPCPATEPGPPESSHSREPGIPESPVREQPEVSEPCPPVEPGPLQADSHGQTGLLEPSPRIEPGASEACFLEPRSPESSPRPCCSPWAPATTNLIFSSQRPLCASPPIHSLRSLRPPTGQAGPSNLAPRTLALRQRLKACLTAIHCFHEARLDDECAFYTSRAPLSGPTRVCTNPVATLLEWQDALCFIPVGSAAPQDSLS, from the exons ATGACCACCCTCCAAGCCACAAAGGATCCTCTCCTCAGGGGTGTATCTCCTACCCCTAGCAAGATTCCCGTACGTTCTCAGAGACGCCAGCCTCTCCCTACAGTCAAACCCCGCGTCCTGGACCAGGAGAACCAAGATCCAAAG AGACTGGTGCAGAAGCTCAGGATTCAACGTCCCGTCGACTCAGCCTGCCCCACGCCAAAAGTCACACATCGAACGGAGATATCAGAAAGATCACTGGAGAGCACTCAGCTCCGGAACCCCTTGGAGGAACTGAGGCCTAGCCCTGGGGGACAAAATGTGGGGCCTAGGCCCCCTCCCCAGACAG AGGCTCCAGGGACCGTAGAGTTTGTGGCTGACCCTGCAGCCCTGGCCACCATCCTGTCAGGTGAGGGGGTGAAGAGCTGTCGCCTGGGGCGCCAGCCCAGTCTGGCTCAGAGAGTACTGGTTCGAGGGAGCCAGGGAGGCACCATCCGTAGAGGCCAG GGTGCCCGGGCCTCTGCATATTTAGCCCCTAGAACTCCCACCCACCGACTGGACCCTGCCAGGGCTTCCTGCTTCTCGAGGCTGGAGGGACCAGGACCCCGCGGCCGGACCTTGTGTCCCCAGAGGCTAGAGGCTCTG ATTCCACCTTCAGGACCTTCCTTTCACCCCTCTGTGCACCCCAGTTTCCAGGAGCTAAGAAGAGGGACAGGTGGCAGCAGCCG GACTTCAGTGAGCCAGACCTCAGGATTACTCCTGGAGACCTCAGTTCAGCCTG ctccctctctccctgaagGAGAACATGAAGTTGTTACTCACTCTGATGAAGGAGGAGGGGGCCCCCTAGGTCTGGCCCAGCGGGTACCATTAAGAGAGATAACCCACACCAGG GACGGCCGTGCCTCCCACCTGATACCCTCCCCTGGCCGTGTGGTGCCACCTTCCATCGCCCATCCATCACCCTTTGGACAGGCTCAGCGTGTACCCTCGCCTCGCACCTCAGCTTCA accTCATATTCAGTTTTGCGGCGTCTTGCCGTTCGCCCCAAAACCCAGTTCACACCCATCCTGTCGGCCCCCAGAGTTCAGCAG GCCCAGTGTTTGAGTGGCCTCTCCCCTCAGTCTTGCCCTGAagaccctgccctgccctgg GAGCAGATTGCAATCCGGTTATTTGACCAGGAGAGCTGCGTGAGTTTGCATGAAGGTCCTGGGAAACCCGCCGTGGCAGCTCCTCATGGACCCCACCCTGGCACAACCCCCAAGCTCCAGGAGCTGAAGATGCAG CGCATCAGTATCCTGCAGCAGCTGTTGCGACAGGAGGTAGAAGGGCTCACAGGGGGCAAGTGTGTCCCCCTGAATGGAGGCTCCTCTCTGGATATGGTTGAACTTCAGCCCCTGCTGGCTGAGATGTCTAGAACTGTCAATGCCCCAGAGAAGAATTCAGGGGACTTACACCCTCCCGGACTGTTACAGAACCCTGGGCTACCAAAGCCCTGCCTCCCAGAGGAGTGTGGGGAACCACAGCCCTGCccaggaacaaagctggagatagcTCAGCCCTGCCCTGCAACAGAGCCAGGGCCCCCAGAGTCCAGCCATAGCAGGGAGCCTGGGATACCAGAATCCCCTGTCCGGGAACAGCCTGAGGTATCAGAGCCCTGCCCTCCAGTAGAGCCTGGACCCCTTCAGGCAGACTCCCACGGGCAGACTGGACTCCTAGAGCCCTCCCCTAGGATAGAGCCTGGGGCATCAGAGGCCTGCTTCCTGGAACCTAGAAGTCCAGAGTCCAGCCCACGGCCCTGCTGCAGTCCGTGGGCACCAGCCACCACCAACCTGATCTTCTCCTCCCAACGCCCACTCTGTGCCAGCCCCCCTATTCACTCACTCCGGTCACTGAGGCCCCCAACAGGCCAGGCAG GCCCCAGCAACCTGGCCCCTCGAACCCTGGCTCTGAGGCAGCGCCTCAAAGCATGTTTGACTGCCATCCACTGCTTCCACGAGGCCCGCCTGGATGACGAATGTGCCTTCTACACCAGCCGAGCCCCACTCTCAGGTCCCACCCGGGTCTGCACCAACCCTGTGGCCACATTACTTGAATGGCAGGACGCCCTG TGTTTTATTCCAGTTGGTTCTGCTGCCCCACAGGACTCTCTATCATGA
- the LOC123590453 gene encoding tastin isoform X2 — MTTLQATKDPLLRGVSPTPSKIPVRSQRRQPLPTVKPRVLDQENQDPKRLVQKLRIQRPVDSACPTPKVTHRTEISERSLESTQLRNPLEELRPSPGGQNVGPRPPPQTEAPGTVEFVADPAALATILSGEGVKSCRLGRQPSLAQRVLVRGSQGGTIRRGQGARASAYLAPRTPTHRLDPARASCFSRLEGPGPRGRTLCPQRLEALIPPSGPSFHPSVHPSFQELRRGTGGSSRTSVSQTSGLLLETSVQPAPSLPEGEHEVVTHSDEGGGGPLGLAQRVPLREITHTRDGRASHLIPSPGRVVPPSIAHPSPFGQAQRVPSPRTSASTSYSVLRRLAVRPKTQFTPILSAPRVQQAQCLSGLSPQSCPEDPALPWIAIRLFDQESCVSLHEGPGKPAVAAPHGPHPGTTPKLQELKMQRISILQQLLRQEVEGLTGGKCVPLNGGSSLDMVELQPLLAEMSRTVNAPEKNSGDLHPPGLLQNPGLPKPCLPEECGEPQPCPGTKLEIAQPCPATEPGPPESSHSREPGIPESPVREQPEVSEPCPPVEPGPLQADSHGQTGLLEPSPRIEPGASEACFLEPRSPESSPRPCCSPWAPATTNLIFSSQRPLCASPPIHSLRSLRPPTGQAGPSNLAPRTLALRQRLKACLTAIHCFHEARLDDECAFYTSRAPLSGPTRVCTNPVATLLEWQDALCFIPVGSAAPQDSLS, encoded by the exons ATGACCACCCTCCAAGCCACAAAGGATCCTCTCCTCAGGGGTGTATCTCCTACCCCTAGCAAGATTCCCGTACGTTCTCAGAGACGCCAGCCTCTCCCTACAGTCAAACCCCGCGTCCTGGACCAGGAGAACCAAGATCCAAAG AGACTGGTGCAGAAGCTCAGGATTCAACGTCCCGTCGACTCAGCCTGCCCCACGCCAAAAGTCACACATCGAACGGAGATATCAGAAAGATCACTGGAGAGCACTCAGCTCCGGAACCCCTTGGAGGAACTGAGGCCTAGCCCTGGGGGACAAAATGTGGGGCCTAGGCCCCCTCCCCAGACAG AGGCTCCAGGGACCGTAGAGTTTGTGGCTGACCCTGCAGCCCTGGCCACCATCCTGTCAGGTGAGGGGGTGAAGAGCTGTCGCCTGGGGCGCCAGCCCAGTCTGGCTCAGAGAGTACTGGTTCGAGGGAGCCAGGGAGGCACCATCCGTAGAGGCCAG GGTGCCCGGGCCTCTGCATATTTAGCCCCTAGAACTCCCACCCACCGACTGGACCCTGCCAGGGCTTCCTGCTTCTCGAGGCTGGAGGGACCAGGACCCCGCGGCCGGACCTTGTGTCCCCAGAGGCTAGAGGCTCTG ATTCCACCTTCAGGACCTTCCTTTCACCCCTCTGTGCACCCCAGTTTCCAGGAGCTAAGAAGAGGGACAGGTGGCAGCAGCCG GACTTCAGTGAGCCAGACCTCAGGATTACTCCTGGAGACCTCAGTTCAGCCTG ctccctctctccctgaagGAGAACATGAAGTTGTTACTCACTCTGATGAAGGAGGAGGGGGCCCCCTAGGTCTGGCCCAGCGGGTACCATTAAGAGAGATAACCCACACCAGG GACGGCCGTGCCTCCCACCTGATACCCTCCCCTGGCCGTGTGGTGCCACCTTCCATCGCCCATCCATCACCCTTTGGACAGGCTCAGCGTGTACCCTCGCCTCGCACCTCAGCTTCA accTCATATTCAGTTTTGCGGCGTCTTGCCGTTCGCCCCAAAACCCAGTTCACACCCATCCTGTCGGCCCCCAGAGTTCAGCAG GCCCAGTGTTTGAGTGGCCTCTCCCCTCAGTCTTGCCCTGAagaccctgccctgccctgg ATTGCAATCCGGTTATTTGACCAGGAGAGCTGCGTGAGTTTGCATGAAGGTCCTGGGAAACCCGCCGTGGCAGCTCCTCATGGACCCCACCCTGGCACAACCCCCAAGCTCCAGGAGCTGAAGATGCAG CGCATCAGTATCCTGCAGCAGCTGTTGCGACAGGAGGTAGAAGGGCTCACAGGGGGCAAGTGTGTCCCCCTGAATGGAGGCTCCTCTCTGGATATGGTTGAACTTCAGCCCCTGCTGGCTGAGATGTCTAGAACTGTCAATGCCCCAGAGAAGAATTCAGGGGACTTACACCCTCCCGGACTGTTACAGAACCCTGGGCTACCAAAGCCCTGCCTCCCAGAGGAGTGTGGGGAACCACAGCCCTGCccaggaacaaagctggagatagcTCAGCCCTGCCCTGCAACAGAGCCAGGGCCCCCAGAGTCCAGCCATAGCAGGGAGCCTGGGATACCAGAATCCCCTGTCCGGGAACAGCCTGAGGTATCAGAGCCCTGCCCTCCAGTAGAGCCTGGACCCCTTCAGGCAGACTCCCACGGGCAGACTGGACTCCTAGAGCCCTCCCCTAGGATAGAGCCTGGGGCATCAGAGGCCTGCTTCCTGGAACCTAGAAGTCCAGAGTCCAGCCCACGGCCCTGCTGCAGTCCGTGGGCACCAGCCACCACCAACCTGATCTTCTCCTCCCAACGCCCACTCTGTGCCAGCCCCCCTATTCACTCACTCCGGTCACTGAGGCCCCCAACAGGCCAGGCAG GCCCCAGCAACCTGGCCCCTCGAACCCTGGCTCTGAGGCAGCGCCTCAAAGCATGTTTGACTGCCATCCACTGCTTCCACGAGGCCCGCCTGGATGACGAATGTGCCTTCTACACCAGCCGAGCCCCACTCTCAGGTCCCACCCGGGTCTGCACCAACCCTGTGGCCACATTACTTGAATGGCAGGACGCCCTG TGTTTTATTCCAGTTGGTTCTGCTGCCCCACAGGACTCTCTATCATGA
- the LOC123590453 gene encoding tastin isoform X4, with translation MTTLQATKDPLLRGVSPTPSKIPVRSQRRQPLPTVKPRVLDQENQDPKRLVQKLRIQRPVDSACPTPKVTHRTEISERSLESTQLRNPLEELRPSPGGQNVGPRPPPQTEAPGTVEFVADPAALATILSGEGVKSCRLGRQPSLAQRVLVRGSQGGTIRRGQGARASAYLAPRTPTHRLDPARASCFSRLEGPGPRGRTLCPQRLEALIPPSGPSFHPSVHPSFQELRRGTGGSSRTSVSQTSGLLLETSVQPGEHEVVTHSDEGGGGPLGLAQRVPLREITHTRDGRASHLIPSPGRVVPPSIAHPSPFGQAQRVPSPRTSASTSYSVLRRLAVRPKTQFTPILSAPRVQQAQCLSGLSPQSCPEDPALPWEQIAIRLFDQESCVSLHEGPGKPAVAAPHGPHPGTTPKLQELKMQRISILQQLLRQEVEGLTGGKCVPLNGGSSLDMVELQPLLAEMSRTVNAPEKNSGDLHPPGLLQNPGLPKPCLPEECGEPQPCPGTKLEIAQPCPATEPGPPESSHSREPGIPESPVREQPEVSEPCPPVEPGPLQADSHGQTGLLEPSPRIEPGASEACFLEPRSPESSPRPCCSPWAPATTNLIFSSQRPLCASPPIHSLRSLRPPTGQAGPSNLAPRTLALRQRLKACLTAIHCFHEARLDDECAFYTSRAPLSGPTRVCTNPVATLLEWQDALCFIPVGSAAPQDSLS, from the exons ATGACCACCCTCCAAGCCACAAAGGATCCTCTCCTCAGGGGTGTATCTCCTACCCCTAGCAAGATTCCCGTACGTTCTCAGAGACGCCAGCCTCTCCCTACAGTCAAACCCCGCGTCCTGGACCAGGAGAACCAAGATCCAAAG AGACTGGTGCAGAAGCTCAGGATTCAACGTCCCGTCGACTCAGCCTGCCCCACGCCAAAAGTCACACATCGAACGGAGATATCAGAAAGATCACTGGAGAGCACTCAGCTCCGGAACCCCTTGGAGGAACTGAGGCCTAGCCCTGGGGGACAAAATGTGGGGCCTAGGCCCCCTCCCCAGACAG AGGCTCCAGGGACCGTAGAGTTTGTGGCTGACCCTGCAGCCCTGGCCACCATCCTGTCAGGTGAGGGGGTGAAGAGCTGTCGCCTGGGGCGCCAGCCCAGTCTGGCTCAGAGAGTACTGGTTCGAGGGAGCCAGGGAGGCACCATCCGTAGAGGCCAG GGTGCCCGGGCCTCTGCATATTTAGCCCCTAGAACTCCCACCCACCGACTGGACCCTGCCAGGGCTTCCTGCTTCTCGAGGCTGGAGGGACCAGGACCCCGCGGCCGGACCTTGTGTCCCCAGAGGCTAGAGGCTCTG ATTCCACCTTCAGGACCTTCCTTTCACCCCTCTGTGCACCCCAGTTTCCAGGAGCTAAGAAGAGGGACAGGTGGCAGCAGCCG GACTTCAGTGAGCCAGACCTCAGGATTACTCCTGGAGACCTCAGTTCAGCCTG GAGAACATGAAGTTGTTACTCACTCTGATGAAGGAGGAGGGGGCCCCCTAGGTCTGGCCCAGCGGGTACCATTAAGAGAGATAACCCACACCAGG GACGGCCGTGCCTCCCACCTGATACCCTCCCCTGGCCGTGTGGTGCCACCTTCCATCGCCCATCCATCACCCTTTGGACAGGCTCAGCGTGTACCCTCGCCTCGCACCTCAGCTTCA accTCATATTCAGTTTTGCGGCGTCTTGCCGTTCGCCCCAAAACCCAGTTCACACCCATCCTGTCGGCCCCCAGAGTTCAGCAG GCCCAGTGTTTGAGTGGCCTCTCCCCTCAGTCTTGCCCTGAagaccctgccctgccctgg GAGCAGATTGCAATCCGGTTATTTGACCAGGAGAGCTGCGTGAGTTTGCATGAAGGTCCTGGGAAACCCGCCGTGGCAGCTCCTCATGGACCCCACCCTGGCACAACCCCCAAGCTCCAGGAGCTGAAGATGCAG CGCATCAGTATCCTGCAGCAGCTGTTGCGACAGGAGGTAGAAGGGCTCACAGGGGGCAAGTGTGTCCCCCTGAATGGAGGCTCCTCTCTGGATATGGTTGAACTTCAGCCCCTGCTGGCTGAGATGTCTAGAACTGTCAATGCCCCAGAGAAGAATTCAGGGGACTTACACCCTCCCGGACTGTTACAGAACCCTGGGCTACCAAAGCCCTGCCTCCCAGAGGAGTGTGGGGAACCACAGCCCTGCccaggaacaaagctggagatagcTCAGCCCTGCCCTGCAACAGAGCCAGGGCCCCCAGAGTCCAGCCATAGCAGGGAGCCTGGGATACCAGAATCCCCTGTCCGGGAACAGCCTGAGGTATCAGAGCCCTGCCCTCCAGTAGAGCCTGGACCCCTTCAGGCAGACTCCCACGGGCAGACTGGACTCCTAGAGCCCTCCCCTAGGATAGAGCCTGGGGCATCAGAGGCCTGCTTCCTGGAACCTAGAAGTCCAGAGTCCAGCCCACGGCCCTGCTGCAGTCCGTGGGCACCAGCCACCACCAACCTGATCTTCTCCTCCCAACGCCCACTCTGTGCCAGCCCCCCTATTCACTCACTCCGGTCACTGAGGCCCCCAACAGGCCAGGCAG GCCCCAGCAACCTGGCCCCTCGAACCCTGGCTCTGAGGCAGCGCCTCAAAGCATGTTTGACTGCCATCCACTGCTTCCACGAGGCCCGCCTGGATGACGAATGTGCCTTCTACACCAGCCGAGCCCCACTCTCAGGTCCCACCCGGGTCTGCACCAACCCTGTGGCCACATTACTTGAATGGCAGGACGCCCTG TGTTTTATTCCAGTTGGTTCTGCTGCCCCACAGGACTCTCTATCATGA
- the LOC123590453 gene encoding tastin isoform X5, with product MTTLQATKDPLLRGVSPTPSKIPVRSQRRQPLPTVKPRVLDQENQDPKRLVQKLRIQRPVDSACPTPKVTHRTEISERSLESTQLRNPLEELRPSPGGQNVGPRPPPQTEAPGTVEFVADPAALATILSGEGVKSCRLGRQPSLAQRVLVRGSQGGTIRRGQGARASAYLAPRTPTHRLDPARASCFSRLEGPGPRGRTLCPQRLEALIPPSGPSFHPSVHPSFQELRRGTGGSSRTSVSQTSGLLLETSVQPGEHEVVTHSDEGGGGPLGLAQRVPLREITHTRDGRASHLIPSPGRVVPPSIAHPSPFGQAQRVPSPRTSASTSYSVLRRLAVRPKTQFTPILSAPRVQQAQCLSGLSPQSCPEDPALPWIAIRLFDQESCVSLHEGPGKPAVAAPHGPHPGTTPKLQELKMQRISILQQLLRQEVEGLTGGKCVPLNGGSSLDMVELQPLLAEMSRTVNAPEKNSGDLHPPGLLQNPGLPKPCLPEECGEPQPCPGTKLEIAQPCPATEPGPPESSHSREPGIPESPVREQPEVSEPCPPVEPGPLQADSHGQTGLLEPSPRIEPGASEACFLEPRSPESSPRPCCSPWAPATTNLIFSSQRPLCASPPIHSLRSLRPPTGQAGPSNLAPRTLALRQRLKACLTAIHCFHEARLDDECAFYTSRAPLSGPTRVCTNPVATLLEWQDALCFIPVGSAAPQDSLS from the exons ATGACCACCCTCCAAGCCACAAAGGATCCTCTCCTCAGGGGTGTATCTCCTACCCCTAGCAAGATTCCCGTACGTTCTCAGAGACGCCAGCCTCTCCCTACAGTCAAACCCCGCGTCCTGGACCAGGAGAACCAAGATCCAAAG AGACTGGTGCAGAAGCTCAGGATTCAACGTCCCGTCGACTCAGCCTGCCCCACGCCAAAAGTCACACATCGAACGGAGATATCAGAAAGATCACTGGAGAGCACTCAGCTCCGGAACCCCTTGGAGGAACTGAGGCCTAGCCCTGGGGGACAAAATGTGGGGCCTAGGCCCCCTCCCCAGACAG AGGCTCCAGGGACCGTAGAGTTTGTGGCTGACCCTGCAGCCCTGGCCACCATCCTGTCAGGTGAGGGGGTGAAGAGCTGTCGCCTGGGGCGCCAGCCCAGTCTGGCTCAGAGAGTACTGGTTCGAGGGAGCCAGGGAGGCACCATCCGTAGAGGCCAG GGTGCCCGGGCCTCTGCATATTTAGCCCCTAGAACTCCCACCCACCGACTGGACCCTGCCAGGGCTTCCTGCTTCTCGAGGCTGGAGGGACCAGGACCCCGCGGCCGGACCTTGTGTCCCCAGAGGCTAGAGGCTCTG ATTCCACCTTCAGGACCTTCCTTTCACCCCTCTGTGCACCCCAGTTTCCAGGAGCTAAGAAGAGGGACAGGTGGCAGCAGCCG GACTTCAGTGAGCCAGACCTCAGGATTACTCCTGGAGACCTCAGTTCAGCCTG GAGAACATGAAGTTGTTACTCACTCTGATGAAGGAGGAGGGGGCCCCCTAGGTCTGGCCCAGCGGGTACCATTAAGAGAGATAACCCACACCAGG GACGGCCGTGCCTCCCACCTGATACCCTCCCCTGGCCGTGTGGTGCCACCTTCCATCGCCCATCCATCACCCTTTGGACAGGCTCAGCGTGTACCCTCGCCTCGCACCTCAGCTTCA accTCATATTCAGTTTTGCGGCGTCTTGCCGTTCGCCCCAAAACCCAGTTCACACCCATCCTGTCGGCCCCCAGAGTTCAGCAG GCCCAGTGTTTGAGTGGCCTCTCCCCTCAGTCTTGCCCTGAagaccctgccctgccctgg ATTGCAATCCGGTTATTTGACCAGGAGAGCTGCGTGAGTTTGCATGAAGGTCCTGGGAAACCCGCCGTGGCAGCTCCTCATGGACCCCACCCTGGCACAACCCCCAAGCTCCAGGAGCTGAAGATGCAG CGCATCAGTATCCTGCAGCAGCTGTTGCGACAGGAGGTAGAAGGGCTCACAGGGGGCAAGTGTGTCCCCCTGAATGGAGGCTCCTCTCTGGATATGGTTGAACTTCAGCCCCTGCTGGCTGAGATGTCTAGAACTGTCAATGCCCCAGAGAAGAATTCAGGGGACTTACACCCTCCCGGACTGTTACAGAACCCTGGGCTACCAAAGCCCTGCCTCCCAGAGGAGTGTGGGGAACCACAGCCCTGCccaggaacaaagctggagatagcTCAGCCCTGCCCTGCAACAGAGCCAGGGCCCCCAGAGTCCAGCCATAGCAGGGAGCCTGGGATACCAGAATCCCCTGTCCGGGAACAGCCTGAGGTATCAGAGCCCTGCCCTCCAGTAGAGCCTGGACCCCTTCAGGCAGACTCCCACGGGCAGACTGGACTCCTAGAGCCCTCCCCTAGGATAGAGCCTGGGGCATCAGAGGCCTGCTTCCTGGAACCTAGAAGTCCAGAGTCCAGCCCACGGCCCTGCTGCAGTCCGTGGGCACCAGCCACCACCAACCTGATCTTCTCCTCCCAACGCCCACTCTGTGCCAGCCCCCCTATTCACTCACTCCGGTCACTGAGGCCCCCAACAGGCCAGGCAG GCCCCAGCAACCTGGCCCCTCGAACCCTGGCTCTGAGGCAGCGCCTCAAAGCATGTTTGACTGCCATCCACTGCTTCCACGAGGCCCGCCTGGATGACGAATGTGCCTTCTACACCAGCCGAGCCCCACTCTCAGGTCCCACCCGGGTCTGCACCAACCCTGTGGCCACATTACTTGAATGGCAGGACGCCCTG TGTTTTATTCCAGTTGGTTCTGCTGCCCCACAGGACTCTCTATCATGA
- the LOC123590453 gene encoding tastin isoform X3, which produces MTTLQATKDPLLRGVSPTPSKIPVRSQRRQPLPTVKPRVLDQENQDPKRLVQKLRIQRPVDSACPTPKVTHRTEISERSLESTQLRNPLEELRPSPGGQNVGPRPPPQTEAPGTVEFVADPAALATILSGEGVKSCRLGRQPSLAQRVLVRGSQGGTIRRGQGARASAYLAPRTPTHRLDPARASCFSRLEGPGPRGRTLCPQRLEALIPPSGPSFHPSVHPSFQELRRGTGGSSRTSVSQTSGLLLETSVQPGRPCLPPDTLPWPCGATFHRPSITLWTGSACTLASHLSFSLYPQLLGAGRGQNNLAGIPAQSRFCSCLTILLSPQTSYSVLRRLAVRPKTQFTPILSAPRVQQAQCLSGLSPQSCPEDPALPWEQIAIRLFDQESCVSLHEGPGKPAVAAPHGPHPGTTPKLQELKMQRISILQQLLRQEVEGLTGGKCVPLNGGSSLDMVELQPLLAEMSRTVNAPEKNSGDLHPPGLLQNPGLPKPCLPEECGEPQPCPGTKLEIAQPCPATEPGPPESSHSREPGIPESPVREQPEVSEPCPPVEPGPLQADSHGQTGLLEPSPRIEPGASEACFLEPRSPESSPRPCCSPWAPATTNLIFSSQRPLCASPPIHSLRSLRPPTGQAGPSNLAPRTLALRQRLKACLTAIHCFHEARLDDECAFYTSRAPLSGPTRVCTNPVATLLEWQDALCFIPVGSAAPQDSLS; this is translated from the exons ATGACCACCCTCCAAGCCACAAAGGATCCTCTCCTCAGGGGTGTATCTCCTACCCCTAGCAAGATTCCCGTACGTTCTCAGAGACGCCAGCCTCTCCCTACAGTCAAACCCCGCGTCCTGGACCAGGAGAACCAAGATCCAAAG AGACTGGTGCAGAAGCTCAGGATTCAACGTCCCGTCGACTCAGCCTGCCCCACGCCAAAAGTCACACATCGAACGGAGATATCAGAAAGATCACTGGAGAGCACTCAGCTCCGGAACCCCTTGGAGGAACTGAGGCCTAGCCCTGGGGGACAAAATGTGGGGCCTAGGCCCCCTCCCCAGACAG AGGCTCCAGGGACCGTAGAGTTTGTGGCTGACCCTGCAGCCCTGGCCACCATCCTGTCAGGTGAGGGGGTGAAGAGCTGTCGCCTGGGGCGCCAGCCCAGTCTGGCTCAGAGAGTACTGGTTCGAGGGAGCCAGGGAGGCACCATCCGTAGAGGCCAG GGTGCCCGGGCCTCTGCATATTTAGCCCCTAGAACTCCCACCCACCGACTGGACCCTGCCAGGGCTTCCTGCTTCTCGAGGCTGGAGGGACCAGGACCCCGCGGCCGGACCTTGTGTCCCCAGAGGCTAGAGGCTCTG ATTCCACCTTCAGGACCTTCCTTTCACCCCTCTGTGCACCCCAGTTTCCAGGAGCTAAGAAGAGGGACAGGTGGCAGCAGCCG GACTTCAGTGAGCCAGACCTCAGGATTACTCCTGGAGACCTCAGTTCAGCCTG GACGGCCGTGCCTCCCACCTGATACCCTCCCCTGGCCGTGTGGTGCCACCTTCCATCGCCCATCCATCACCCTTTGGACAGGCTCAGCGTGTACCCTCGCCTCGCACCTCAGCTTCAGTTTGTATCCACAACTCCTGGGGGCTGGGCGAGGGCAGAACAACCTGGCTGGGATCCCTGCTCAGTCTAGGTTTTGTTCCTGCTTAAccatcctcctctctccccagaccTCATATTCAGTTTTGCGGCGTCTTGCCGTTCGCCCCAAAACCCAGTTCACACCCATCCTGTCGGCCCCCAGAGTTCAGCAG GCCCAGTGTTTGAGTGGCCTCTCCCCTCAGTCTTGCCCTGAagaccctgccctgccctgg GAGCAGATTGCAATCCGGTTATTTGACCAGGAGAGCTGCGTGAGTTTGCATGAAGGTCCTGGGAAACCCGCCGTGGCAGCTCCTCATGGACCCCACCCTGGCACAACCCCCAAGCTCCAGGAGCTGAAGATGCAG CGCATCAGTATCCTGCAGCAGCTGTTGCGACAGGAGGTAGAAGGGCTCACAGGGGGCAAGTGTGTCCCCCTGAATGGAGGCTCCTCTCTGGATATGGTTGAACTTCAGCCCCTGCTGGCTGAGATGTCTAGAACTGTCAATGCCCCAGAGAAGAATTCAGGGGACTTACACCCTCCCGGACTGTTACAGAACCCTGGGCTACCAAAGCCCTGCCTCCCAGAGGAGTGTGGGGAACCACAGCCCTGCccaggaacaaagctggagatagcTCAGCCCTGCCCTGCAACAGAGCCAGGGCCCCCAGAGTCCAGCCATAGCAGGGAGCCTGGGATACCAGAATCCCCTGTCCGGGAACAGCCTGAGGTATCAGAGCCCTGCCCTCCAGTAGAGCCTGGACCCCTTCAGGCAGACTCCCACGGGCAGACTGGACTCCTAGAGCCCTCCCCTAGGATAGAGCCTGGGGCATCAGAGGCCTGCTTCCTGGAACCTAGAAGTCCAGAGTCCAGCCCACGGCCCTGCTGCAGTCCGTGGGCACCAGCCACCACCAACCTGATCTTCTCCTCCCAACGCCCACTCTGTGCCAGCCCCCCTATTCACTCACTCCGGTCACTGAGGCCCCCAACAGGCCAGGCAG GCCCCAGCAACCTGGCCCCTCGAACCCTGGCTCTGAGGCAGCGCCTCAAAGCATGTTTGACTGCCATCCACTGCTTCCACGAGGCCCGCCTGGATGACGAATGTGCCTTCTACACCAGCCGAGCCCCACTCTCAGGTCCCACCCGGGTCTGCACCAACCCTGTGGCCACATTACTTGAATGGCAGGACGCCCTG TGTTTTATTCCAGTTGGTTCTGCTGCCCCACAGGACTCTCTATCATGA